The stretch of DNA TATTAAAGTACCGGAAGGAGATCTTTAACAAGGGAACATTTGAGTATTTTCGTATTAAACTACAAGAAATACGCAAGTATTATCCTGTGGTTGAAATATTGAAAGTAAACCATGATAAGGATCATGTTCACTTTCTCCTTTCTAATCCTCCCACGATGAGTGTTGGAAGAGTGGTGAATATTATCAAAAGCAATACGGGTAAGAAAATACGAGAAAAGTTCCCGTTCTTAAAGGAA from Candidatus Komeilibacteria bacterium CG_4_10_14_0_2_um_filter_37_10 encodes:
- a CDS encoding IS200/IS605 family transposase — encoded protein: LKYRKEIFNKGTFEYFRIKLQEIRKYYPVVEILKVNHDKDHVHFLLSNPPTMSVGRVVNIIKSNTGKKIREKFPFLKEVYYASSGIWSDGYFVSTVGINEEMVRKYVENQGREDSGQAKLGL